A genomic stretch from Plasmodium cynomolgi strain B DNA, chromosome 8, whole genome shotgun sequence includes:
- a CDS encoding translation initiation factor E4 (putative): protein MKYLTFNRSNKDAIDLCEKLEATKIDLANPLLLQYSWVIWEQVSDNKIKQSNNYKDYTRPLAKFNSVQKFWQLWNRLPQPSDLLAQKSMTRLSEDGTLRIIDALMIFRDNIQPMWEDPANSEGGHFEYKFVPRDFPYSQIDEFWNNLVLAIIGCTLKHYNLITGIRLVDKLSTTRHGYVRIEVWYTTVPDDSVRNHLRKDLEEHMCNRIDGSHVYPPRGKNFGHSH from the coding sequence atgaaataccTAACTTTTAATAGAAGCAATAAGGACGCAATTGACCTGTGTGAAAAGCTAGAAGCAACAAAGATAGACCTGGCGAACCCACTGCTACTACAGTACAGTTGGGTCATATGGGAACAAGTGTCAGACAACAAAATTAAACAGAGTAATAACTATAAGGATTACACAAGGCCATTGGCTAAATTTAATAGTGTACAGAAATTCTGGCAACTATGGAACAGATTACCACAGCCAAGTGACCTACTTGCACAGAAAAGTATGACGAGATTATCGGAAGATGGGACTCTTCGCATCATAGATGCTCTCATGATTTTTCGAGACAATATTCAACCCATGTGGGAAGACCCAGCTAATTCTGAAGGTGGTCATTTTGAATATAAATTTGTACCCAGAGATTTTCCATACAGTCAGATAGACGAATTTTGGAATAACCTTGTGTTAGCTATTATTGGGTGCACTTTAAAGCATTACAATTTAATAACAGGGATTAGGCTAGTGGATAAATTAAGCACCACGCGTCATGGGTACGTAAGAATAGAAGTTTGGTACACGACGGTGCCAGACGACAGTGTTAGAAACCACTTGCGGAAGGACCTGGAGGAGCATATGTGCAATCGTATTGACGGCTCGCACGTCTATCCCCCAAGAGGGAAGAATTTCGGTCACTCGCAC
- a CDS encoding hypothetical protein (putative), with the protein MDQQHCVECGHFMKEKKKDGRSPHLEKLPIDINGEKFCQDFKSYLRNVNQAFMHSRHEVFSACNWSNLERVLADYGSSDVVKEFSARLACARSFRLELTESYKMHKEDQYMESTLERESHIRHRNLKQRRYEQMEKQMLARNQREYRDFERKELQKERDEGKQKMQGVVKSIIHAAFKVAQMGTTYGDSYFYDTLFSLEKSFFMKKIKNMSELAQNNTRMNELTVASRPMGVCEKGEKKGEKKEQKIGEKKEQKIGEKKGEKGQKMEGKTTGSRSTGPLLRGLPNHLNFLRCQGIVDKIFRLDLRNVSGSHRVTPTCTHA; encoded by the exons atggatcAACAGCATTGTGTAGAGTGTGGCCATtttatgaaggaaaaaaaaaaggatggaaGGAgtccccatttggaaaaactCCCCATCGATATTAACGGTGAAAAGTTCTGCCAGGATTTTAAGAGTTACTTGAGGAATGTGAACCAAGCATTTATGCACTCGCGCCATGAAGTGTTTTCCGCTTGCAACTGGAGCAATTTGGAAAGG GTCCTAGCCGATTATGGGTCCAGCGATGTTGTAAAAGAGTTCAGTGCGAGATTGGCTTGTGCGCGCAG TTTTAGGCTGGAGTTGACAGAGAGTTATAAGATGCACAAGGAGGATCAGTACATG GAAAGCACTTTGGAGCGGGAGAGCCACATTAGACACCGCAACTTAAAACAGAG GCGCTACGAGCAGATGGAGAAGCAGATGCTCGCACGGAACCAGAGGGAGTACAGGGACTTCGAAAGGAAAGAGCTG CAAAAGGAGCGCGAtgaggggaaacaaaaaatgcaaggCGTGGTGAAGAGCATCATCCACGCCGCGTTCAAGGTGGCACAAATGGGAACCACCTACGGCGATTCCTATTTTTACGACACGTTGTTCTCCTTGGAGaagtctttttttatgaagaaaataaaaaatatgagtgAGCTTGCCCAAAACAACACCCGCATGAATGAGCTAACTGTGGCGAGCAGGCCGATGGGCGTGTGTgagaaaggggagaaaaaaggggaaaaaaaagagcaaaaaataggagagaaaaaggagcaaaaaataggagagaaaaaaggagaaaaagggcaaaaaatggaggggaaaacaacCGGAAGCAGGTCTACGGGACCGCTCCTTCGGGGCTTGCCTAACCACCTGAATTTTCTGAGATGCCAAGGGATCGTGGACAAAATTTTTCGTCTGGATTTGCGAAACGTCTCAGGTTCGCACAGGGTGACACCAACATGCACACACGCGTAG
- a CDS encoding hypothetical protein (putative) — protein sequence MNTNSIFENLSDFSNWYVDKIHRSKEDDDANIAFLCNRKEAVLQKHLSSPTSSSDWYDKNMYSNYYLLNKSCAYLKSKCVKDTVLDPYRMEEERTNGNHQANLRYENDEKDGHTCVQSYPYDNAKVRKKRTFHFKIDKEKASDLGTCNGNISSDILLYNSEYDDGKYQDKIETYDFLKECEYENGTNSADRTKYDDDGSSLEMLHILEKEKDTNISDIQNFSVRTHSYRHSGETYAEQKKPSSSNMSKLMKIKFLINKKKNSSNRKNGSSPFSDYKNNNTFVKFLMAEIKIETKLYKLILFLFLLILLSLFKDMSNYIVITRKCYNIYENPIKSIKRILKCVIWALKIGHKFSSPFILYMLSFFGVIIFRILLLLNIPIFLLLLYCKFFLKNEEPTVKLYLLFVVNMYKYIVFHFVHILKNYSNHICFRDFLSVIYVSFHFIFVSLYRIVHRIYAHKVR from the exons ATGAACACCAATTCGATCTTCGAAAATCTGAGCGACTTCTCAAATTGGTACGTGGACAAAATTCACAGGAGCAAAGAGGACGACGACGCCAATATAGCCTTCTTGTGCAATAGGAAGGAAGCAGTTCTAC AAAAGCATCTCAGCAGCCCCACCTCTTCCTCGGACTGGTATGACAAAAACATGTACAGCAATTATTATCTACTGAACAAAAGTTGCGCATACTTAAAGTCCAAATGTGTTAAGGATACAGTTTTAGATCCATATAGAATGGAGGAGGAACGGACCAATGGAAACCACCAGGCTAATCTTCGTTatgaaaatgatgagaaagATGGTCACACGTGTGTTCAGAGTTATCCTTATGATAACGCAAAAgtgcgtaaaaaaaggacgttCCATTTCAAAATTGATAAGGAAAAAGCTTCTGATTTGGGAACATGTAATGGTAATATAAGCTCGGACATATTACTATATAATAGCGAATATGATGATGGTAAGTACCAGGATAAAATAGAGAcatatgattttttaaaagaatgtGAGTATGAAAATGGCACCAATTCTGCGGACCGAACAAAATATGACGATGATGGATCATCTCTCGAGATGCTACACATTcttgagaaggaaaaagacaCCAACATTTCGGATATACAAAATTTCTCCGTGCGCACACATTCATACAGACACAGTGGAGAAACGTATgcggagcaaaaaaaaccatCATCGAGTAACATGTCTaaattgatgaaaataaaatttttaataaataaaaaaaaaaattcatccaacagaaaaaatggaagttctccattttctgattataaaaataacaacacaTTTGTAAAATTCCTCATGgctgaaataaaaatagaaacaaAGCTATACaagttaattttatttctgttCCTTTTGATACTATTGTCACTCTTTAAGGATATGTCTAATTACATAGTTATTACAAGAAAGTGCTACAACATATATGAAAATCCAATAAAATCGATTAAAAGAATATTAAAATGTGTAATTTGGGCTTTAAAAATTGGACATAAATTCAGTTCTCCATTTATTCTGTATatgttatcattttttggTGTAATAATTTTCCGCATTTTGTTACTTCTCAACATTCCtatcttccttttgttactttattgtaaattttttctgaaaaatgAGGAGCCCACTGTTAAGCTgtacctcctttttgttgtcaacatgtacaaatatattgttttccattttgttcacattttaaagaattattcCAATCACATTTGTTTCCGTGATTTTTTGTCCGTCATTTATGtatcttttcatttcatttttgtttccctctATCGAATTGTGCACAGAATTTACGCTCATAAAGTTCGCTAA
- a CDS encoding hypothetical protein (putative) has translation MDTRANIVNSMILSLRRCTNRNKYVLLLNELLSLFPMHAEKSLKLCLKSKIKKYTLIKEKRPAKDYSLYPICGNNQKYLVFQNFCSCFYFKEKVLCNDTDVMCKHILSVLLAESFKNYVNIFLDSSLFFEWFMKKLRT, from the exons ATGGATACTCGAGCGAATATTGTAAACTCGATGATACTCTCATTAAGGCGGTGCACGAACAGGAATAAGT ATGTGCTTCTGTTAAACGAGCTCCTTTCCCTCTTTCCAATGCACGCTGAAAAGAGCCTAAAATTGTGCCTAAAgtctaaaattaaaaagtacacCCTGATAAAGGAGAAGCGTCCTGCGAAGGATTATTCGTTGTATCCCA TCTGTGGAAATAACCAGAAATATCTCGTGTTCCAAAATTTCTGctcatgtttttattttaaggaAAAAGTTTTGTGCAACGATACGGACGTAATGTGTAAGCACATTTTGTCCGTCCTCCTGGCGGAGAGCTTCAAAAATTACGTGAACATTTTCCTAGATTCGAGTTTGTTTTTTGAATGGTTCATGAAGAAGCTACGTACTTGA
- a CDS encoding CTRP adhesive protein (invasive stage;~putative) produces MNKSFLLIASYFFLVVHLGTVITQRSQDESSHQYVHLAGNGHSIKKATLDNDIPEGEILTKKQSFLQNNTLAAGSPPPPCVGNDCFCQNFYDLTLIIDESASIGIQNWGKHVIPFTDKIIKDLHISKNEVHVGILLFSNFIRDYVTFDKDESYKKDELLKKVDELKKKYGAGGGTKIVSALDYALEKYTHHKKGRPNAPKVTILFTDGNDTSPGSSTRLLDMGLTYRKQNVKLLVLGVAAAKDVNLREIAGCGEKNAPCPNAMKAEWETINDITKKLTNKICHTEEEDEDIITATTPPQQNTCQGDDCFCEDYYDLTLILDESGSITLNKWKIDVVPFAEKVVSNLNISKDKIHVGIMRFAVKVKEDVSYGQETRYDKNALINVVTGLRDKYGAGQGTRLVDALKHALTNFTRHPNNRPNAPKVTILFTDGNENYRGSNDVRDIGLKYRKENVRLIVVGVYKATIKSLKMLAGCNENENCPQVIKCDWDQLTSITEVITDKICDIDAGGNLPGLTDGSQNPGGAEKPGSSEKPDGTEKPGSSEKPDGTEKPGSSEKPDGTEKPGSGGPSEPEQQHPPCADWDDCYCKHFYDLTLVLDESASIGNFRWSHEVVPFATEIVKSLHVGYDAVHVGLFLFADSRRDIVRFSDATRYDKSFLLQKIESLKGDYRNGKKTYIVQALVYALMSYTKSSSRVNAPKVTMIFTDGNDSSESDERLYKTGLLYRREKVKLLVLGVSMADENRLRLLVGCMRSANCPFVIKAEWGQLPSMSNEFVRRICSSGPVIPPEVGNSPPPPPPEVVNPTDPEPVVPPCQGDECLCQSMYDLTLILDESGSIGNSNWKKQVYPFVEKIVNNLEVSESKVHVGIMLFAKKMRDFVKFSEKESYEKDSLMRKVPELKGTYKAGTHTYIVESLEYGLQHYTKGPNSRADMPKVTILFTDGNESKSGDEILSNVSSLYKKENVKLLVVGVGAASMPKLRLLGGCHKTEGDCPFAIKTEWNSLKDISQGMVDKICNTDTEIIPPPPSSGGAEVTPPSCTGEECFCKDYYDLTFIGAPSTNNNSRRKNELMEYVTRIVNSFNVGEKNVHVSLSLHLGAKMVNTDFGNAVARDKKELLSALEVMSAEYVNLGRKTNIAEALTVGLKQSFSTGHREDAPKIAVLLTDSNNDESEQGMLQSVSKQYADKKVKLLVVGIGKLPEELLFITAGCALSSSGGDHRKDQICPNVFISSRFSYINSVEKFLSGNICDNGAGGGAAVVPPPSSSLPPPNVPCQNDESCAECDDDVCNNDPTCKKVFDIAIVVDQSSSITNDQWKKYVRPFSINVIKSNYLAKNRTHVTMVKMGRTAKVLWELGRKVSYFGGLNGMNH; encoded by the coding sequence ATGAACAAGTCTTTTCTGTTAATAGCTTCCTACTTCTTCCTTGTTGTTCATCTTGGCACGGTGATAACACAACGTAGCCAAGATGAATCTTCTCACCAGTACGTCCACTTGGCAGGGAATGGCCACAGCATAAAAAAGGCCACCCTCGATAATGACATACCTGAGGGGgaaatattaacaaaaaaacagtcttttcttcaaaataacaCTTTAGCAGCAGGATCACCACCGCCACCATGCGTGGGTAACGACTGCTTTTGTCAGAATTTTTACGACTTGACTTTAATTATCGACGAATCTGCAAGCATAGGAATTCAAAATTGGGGAAAGCATGTCATCCCATTTAcagataaaattataaaggaCTTACATattagcaaaaatgaagtccACGTAGGAATCTTGTTGTTTTCCAACTTCATCAGAGACTACGTTACCTTTGATAAAGACGAAAGCTATAAGAAGGATGagcttttgaaaaaagtggatgagctaaaaaaaaaatatggtgcTGGAGGTGGAACCAAGATTGTCTCAGCTTTGGATTACGCATTGGAGAAGTACACTCACCATAAGAAAGGGAGACCCAATGCCCCCAAAGTAACCATACTTTTTACTGACGGAAACGACACCTCCCCAGGCAGCTCTACTAGGCTCCTTGATATGGGATTAACGTACAGAAAACAAAACGTAAAATTGTTAGTTCTTGGTGTTGCAGCAGCAAAAGACGTTAATTTAAGAGAAATAGCTGgctgtggagaaaaaaatgccccttGTCCAAATGCCATGAAGGCAGAATGGGAGACTATAAATGATATAACGAAAAAGTTAACGAACAAAATATGTCacacggaggaggaagatgaGGATATCATCACTGCTACTACCCCCCCACAGCAAAATACCTGCCAAGGAGATGACTGTTTCTGTGAAGACTACTACGACTTAACTTTAATCTTAGATGAATCCGGAAGTATTACCCTGAATAAGTGGAAAATTGACGTTGTCCCCTTTGCAGAAAAGGTAGTAAGTAATTTAAACATAAGCAAAGATAAAATACACGTAGGCATTATGCGTTTTGCCGTTAAGGTAAAAGAAGATGTTAGTTACGGACAGGAGACGAGATATGACAAAAATGCCTTAATAAATGTAGTTACAGGATTGAGAGACAAGTATGGAGCCGGACAAGGAACCCGCCTTGTGGATGCCTTAAAACACGCGCTTACAAATTTCACGAGACATCCAAACAACAGGCCCAACGCACCTAAAGTGACAATTTTATTCACGGatggaaatgaaaattacaGAGGATCCAATGACGTACGCGATATAGGATTGAAATATAGGAAGGAAAACGTGAGGCTCATTGTGGTAGGGGTTTACAAAGCTACCATAAAGAGTCTAAAAATGTTGGCTGGCTGCAATGAGAATGAGAACTGCCCGCAGGTCATCAAGTGCGATTGGGACCAGTTGACCAGCATAACGGAGGTGATCACGGATAAGATATGCGACATAGATGCGGGGGGAAATCTCCCTGGTTTGACAGACGGTTCGCAGAATCCAGGCGGTGCAGAGAAACCGGGCAGTTCGGAGAAGCCAGACGGTACGGAAAAACCGGGCAGTTCGGAGAAGCCAGACGGTACGGAAAAACCGGGCAGCTCGGAGAAGCCAGACGGTACGGAAAAACCGGGCTCCGGAGGCCCCTCCGAACCAGAGCAGCAGCACCCCCCCTGCGCAGACTGGGACGACTGCTACTGCAAACACTTCTACGACTTAACCCTAGTTTTGGACGAATCGGCAAGTATAGGCAATTTCAGATGGAGCCACGAAGTCGTTCCGTTTGCGACAGAAATTGTAAAATCATTACACGTGGGCTACGACGCAGTGCACGTAGGCCTCTTTCTCTTTGCTGACTCAAGAAGAGACATTGTGAGATTTTCCGACGCAACCAGATATGACAAATCGTTCCTGTTGCAAAAGATAGAGAGCTTAAAAGGGGATTACAGAAACGGGAAGAAAACCTACATTGTGCAAGCCCTGGTATATGCATTAATGAGTTATACAAAAAGCTCAAGTAGAGTGAATGCCCCCAAGGTAACGATGATCTTTACAGATGGCAATGACTCCAGCGAGTCAGATGAGAGATTATACAAAACTGGCTTGTTGTATAGGCGAGAAAAGGTGAAGCTACTAGTGTTGGGCGTTTCTATGGCTGATGAGAACAGGCTAAGGCTACTAGTGGGCTGCATGCGAAGTGCAAACTGTCCATTTGTGATTAAGGCCGAGTGGGGACAATTGCCCAGTATGTCGAACGAATTCGTGAGGAGGATATGTAGCTCGGGTCCTGTAATACCTCCCGAGGTTGGAAACAgcccaccaccaccaccacctgAGGTGGTTAACCCAACGGACCCAGAACCAGTTGTTCCCCCATGTCAGGGAGATGAGTGCCTTTGTCAAAGCATGTACGATTTGACTTTAATTCTGGACGAATCAGGCAGCATAGGAAACTCGAATTGGAAAAAGCAAGTGTACCCCTTCGTGGAAAAAATCGTAAACAATTTAGAAGTTTCGGAGAGCAAGGTCCATGTCGGGATTATGCTATTCGCTAAAAAGATGCGAGATTTTGTGAAGTTTTCCGAGAAGGAGAGTTATGAGAAGGACAGTTTAATGAGGAAAGTCCCCGAGTTGAAAGGTACATATAAGGCTGGGACACACACTTACATAGTGGAGTCTCTAGAGTATGGCCTACAGCATTATACAAAGGGGCCAAACAGCAGGGCAGATATGCCCAAGGTGACCATCTTGTTTACAGACGGGAATGAAAGCAAGTCTGGAGATGAAATTTTGTCCAACGTGAGTTCCCTGTACAAGAAAGAGAACGTGAAACTGTTGGTGGTTGGTGTTGGCGCTGCAAGCATGCCTAAGTTGAGACTACTGGGGGGATGTCACAAGACGGAGGGAGATTGCCCCTTCGCTATAAAGACGGAGTGGAACAGTCTCAAAGATATATCACAGGGGATGGTAGACAAGATATGCAACACAGATACGGAGATAATCCCACCACCACCATCCTCAGGAGGGGCCGAAGTGACGCCTCCATCATGCACCGGTGAGGAATGCTTCTGTAAAGACTACTACGACTTGACATTTATAGGGGCCCCGTCCACAAATAACAATAGCAGAAGGAAGAATGAACTTATGGAATATGTTACGAGAATTGTTAATTCGTTTAACGTAGGTGAGAAGAACGTGCATGTCTCTCTTTCTCTGCACTTGGGCGCGAAGATGGTGAACACTGACTTTGGCAATGCGGTGGCGAGGGACAAGAAGGAACTACTGAGTGCGTTAGAAGTCATGTCGGCGGAGTATGTGAACTTGGGCAGAAAAACGAACATTGCGGAGGCTTTAACAGTGGGGTTAAAGCAGTCTTTTTCGACTGGGCATAGGGAAGACGCCCCCAAGATAGCGGTGCTACTGACAGATAGTAACAATGATGAGTCTGAGCAGGGGATGCTGCAAAGCGTGTCCAAGCAGTACGCAGATAAGAAGGTTAAACTGTTGGTGGTGGGCATAGGGAAGCTACCCGAGGAGTTGCTATTCATCACGGCGGGATGTGCCTTAAGCAGTAGTGGAGGTGATCATCGTAAGGATCAGATTTGCCCCAATGTCTTCATCTCTTCTAGATTTTCATACATAAACAGCgtggaaaaatttttaagcgGAAACATATGTGATAATGGCGCAGGTGGTGGTGCAGCTGTTGtgcctcctccttcttcttcgctaccccccccaaatgtCCCATGCCAAAATGACGAATCGTGTGCAGAATGTGACGACGACGTATGCAATAATGACCCGACCTGTAAAAAAGTTTTCGACATAGCAATCGTGGTAGATCAATCGAGTAGCATCACGAATGATCAGTGGAAGAAATACGTGAGGCCTTTCTCGATTAACGTCATTAAGTCGAATTACTTGGCCAAAAATAGGACTCATGTGACTATGGTGAAGATGGGAAGGACAGCAAAGGTTCTATGGGAATTAGGAAGGAAGGTTAGCTACTTTGGCGGGCTGAACGGAATGAACCAT